A single region of the Candidatus Curtissbacteria bacterium genome encodes:
- a CDS encoding LOG family protein, translating to MPTTDRKIQRITFLGYADAKEADDPFNAAYETAKLCAEEGYTIVNGAGPGIMKAATMGAKSVGGRTIGITFYPKDIPVFEGRDESNKVDELIVTDSYLERTLKLLEVGQVHVIFNGGTGTISEFGMAWGLARLYFGHHKPLVLYGDFWQDIIFAFTKGMYIRPEERLVFKIVNRPHKVLSAIEEFEEMIDKEMHNHDHPIFQI from the coding sequence GTGCCCACCACAGACAGGAAAATTCAAAGAATAACGTTTTTGGGGTACGCCGATGCTAAAGAAGCGGACGATCCTTTCAATGCCGCTTACGAAACTGCGAAACTTTGTGCGGAAGAAGGATACACGATTGTAAATGGTGCGGGGCCAGGAATTATGAAAGCCGCGACAATGGGAGCCAAAAGCGTCGGCGGCCGGACGATAGGAATTACTTTTTACCCTAAGGATATTCCTGTTTTTGAGGGCAGAGATGAGAGCAACAAAGTGGATGAGTTGATTGTTACTGACAGTTATTTGGAGCGGACTTTAAAACTGCTGGAGGTTGGCCAGGTACACGTGATTTTTAATGGTGGGACAGGGACCATAAGCGAATTTGGTATGGCCTGGGGGCTGGCACGGCTTTATTTTGGGCATCACAAACCTTTAGTTTTGTACGGCGACTTTTGGCAAGACATTATTTTTGCTTTCACGAAAGGCATGTATATTCGACCGGAGGAAAGATTGGTTTTTAAGATCGTTAACAGACCGCATAAGGTGCTCTCTGCAATAGAAGAATTCGAGGAAATGATAGATAAGGAAATGCATAATCATGACCATCCGATTTTTCAGATATGA
- a CDS encoding carbohydrate kinase family protein, which yields MGQFDVITIGDSTIDTFVRIHDATIECDVNSEDCKICISYGDKIPVDSIAYGVAGNAANVAVGAAKIGASSAIYTNLGDDNHGQTIKQALKGADVASDYIVVNKGKKSNLSVVLTFQGERTIFVYHQDWYYRLPDLSPCKWLYFTSCAATFTESNIVDEVCKYVDKTHAKLAFAPGTYQMKADIKRYPRLLEKCDLLIFNREEAKEALNIDPVETVPERDLLAKLLLLGPRNVVITDGDEGSYATDGQTNFKMGVFPTQVVEKTGAGDAYSSGLVSALALGKSLEEGMLWGTINASSAVKHIGTQVGLMHRADIEKHAKIVPELVATTF from the coding sequence ATGGGACAATTTGACGTAATTACAATCGGGGATTCGACAATCGACACGTTTGTAAGAATTCACGACGCGACGATCGAGTGCGACGTGAACAGCGAGGATTGCAAAATTTGTATTAGCTACGGGGATAAAATTCCGGTTGACTCAATTGCATACGGTGTCGCCGGCAACGCCGCAAATGTCGCAGTTGGAGCTGCTAAAATCGGGGCGAGTTCCGCAATCTACACAAACCTTGGGGATGATAACCATGGCCAGACGATTAAGCAAGCTTTGAAGGGAGCCGACGTTGCTTCAGATTACATCGTTGTCAACAAGGGTAAAAAATCCAATCTTTCGGTTGTACTGACTTTTCAGGGAGAGCGGACTATTTTCGTTTACCATCAGGATTGGTATTACAGGCTGCCGGATCTTTCCCCTTGTAAGTGGCTATATTTCACGTCTTGCGCGGCAACATTTACCGAATCGAATATTGTCGACGAAGTTTGTAAGTACGTCGATAAAACCCACGCCAAGCTGGCGTTTGCGCCCGGAACTTACCAAATGAAAGCGGATATTAAAAGATACCCCAGGCTTTTGGAAAAGTGTGATCTTTTAATCTTTAATAGGGAAGAAGCCAAGGAAGCCCTAAACATTGATCCCGTCGAGACTGTCCCTGAGCGCGATTTACTCGCAAAACTTTTACTTCTAGGTCCCAGGAATGTCGTGATTACAGACGGAGACGAAGGCTCGTACGCGACAGACGGCCAGACGAATTTTAAGATGGGTGTTTTTCCGACCCAAGTCGTGGAAAAGACAGGGGCGGGAGACGCGTACTCGAGCGGCCTTGTTTCGGCGCTGGCTCTTGGGAAAAGCTTGGAGGAAGGTATGCTGTGGGGAACAATTAACGCTTCTTCTGCCGTTAAGCATATAGGAACACAAGTCGGGTTGATGCATAGGGCGGATATCGAGAAACATGCCAAAATAGTACCGGAG